In Zingiber officinale cultivar Zhangliang chromosome 8B, Zo_v1.1, whole genome shotgun sequence, a single genomic region encodes these proteins:
- the LOC122016581 gene encoding protein GOS9-like, with translation MFCTNLNFNVDVNKCWKGLLKSGGQPKTEIKKLRKEMEKLKAKRNDIKSRIEEAKISEGRLASEEAKQWQRDLDSLEGQVAAIFEDFTRIRFQNNIKIGPWGIAGDCNFDIGRSASQITKVRLHTGNVIDNLEISYILDGKNVETRRLGGSGGGSYHTFELLPGEYINSMVGSVGDNDGESCISQLKFKTNFGNTHGPFGKGGGKEFTVPVTDGRIVGFFGQYDKYLKEIGVYVALN, from the exons atGTTTTGCACCAACTTAAATTTCAACGTAGACGTCAACAAGTGCTGGAAAGGCTTATTGAAATCCGGCGGGCAGCCCAAAACTGAAATCAAGAAGTTGAGGAAAGAAATGGAAAAGCTGAAAGCTAAACGAAATGATATCAAAAGTAGGATTGAAGAAGCCAAGATCAGCGAGGGAAGACTTGCAAGTGAGGAAGCCAAGCAGTGGCAGCGCGACCTGGATTCATTGGAAGGCCAAGTGGCTGCTATCTTTGAGGATTTCACACGCATCC GTTTTCAAAATAACATCAAGATTGGGCCATGGGGAATCGCCGGAGACTGCAACTTTGACATTGGTCGATCTGCGTCCCAAATCACAAAGGTCAGACTCCACACAGGAAACGTCATCGATAATTTGGAGATCTCCTACATTCTCGATGGGAAAAACGTTGAAACACGTCGACTAGGCGGCAGCGGTGGTGGCAGCTATCACACG TTCGAACTACTTCCTGGCGAATATATCAACTCGATGGTTGGGTCCGTCGGCGATAATGACGGTGAAAGCTGTATCTCTCAGCTCAAATTTAAGACCAACTTCGGAAATACGCATGGGCCTTTTGGGAAAGGAGGCGGCAAGGAGTTCACTGTTCCAGTCACCGACGGCCGAATTGTTGGATTCTTTGGCCAGTACGACAAGTATCTAAAGGAGATCGGAGTCTATGTGgctcttaattaa